A single Nostoc sp. PCC 7107 DNA region contains:
- a CDS encoding LysR family transcriptional regulator yields the protein MGLIDLSAVDLNLLVAFEALFEEKSVTAAATKLYLGQPAMSAALGRLRTLFQDELFIRIGREMQPTAKAVAIAPSIKAALQQIRQTLAASQTFDSTTSKNTFTIGSSDYTSYVVMPKLLEVCHQIAPNINFRLIGFAKDSVGELLENREIDLALGVFQNPPRQTIQMPLFPEHFVGICRRGHPMITQDAIAPEIFANLLHALFTIRQDEVGEIDKVLAQSNLQRRVVLTTPHLLVLPAIISSSDLVAAVPSLLVTSLAYQGAVEIFELPVQTQPWMISMLWSRLTDQDQANCWLRQTLKSICEGI from the coding sequence ATGGGATTAATAGATTTATCTGCTGTTGATCTAAACTTACTAGTTGCCTTTGAGGCACTTTTTGAAGAAAAAAGTGTGACAGCCGCAGCTACAAAGCTGTATTTAGGGCAACCAGCCATGAGTGCGGCTTTGGGAAGATTACGCACACTATTTCAAGATGAGTTATTTATCCGAATTGGCAGAGAAATGCAGCCTACAGCAAAAGCAGTGGCAATTGCACCCAGTATAAAAGCTGCTTTACAACAAATTCGGCAGACATTAGCAGCCAGCCAAACATTTGACTCAACAACATCTAAAAACACATTTACAATTGGGAGTTCAGATTACACCAGCTATGTTGTGATGCCCAAACTTTTGGAAGTTTGTCATCAAATTGCACCAAACATTAATTTTCGCTTGATTGGTTTTGCCAAAGACTCGGTAGGAGAGCTACTAGAAAATCGAGAGATTGATTTAGCCTTGGGTGTGTTCCAAAATCCGCCCAGACAAACGATACAGATGCCATTATTTCCAGAACACTTTGTTGGCATCTGTCGTCGAGGGCATCCCATGATTACTCAAGATGCGATCGCACCAGAAATTTTTGCTAATCTTCTCCATGCTCTGTTCACCATCAGACAAGATGAAGTTGGTGAAATCGACAAAGTTCTGGCTCAGTCCAATCTCCAACGTCGCGTTGTGTTGACGACTCCACATTTACTAGTGCTACCTGCAATTATTTCATCTAGTGACTTAGTGGCTGCTGTTCCATCACTGTTAGTAACATCCTTGGCATATCAAGGTGCTGTAGAAATTTTTGAACTACCTGTACAAACGCAACCGTGGATGATTTCAATGTTGTGGAGCCGACTGACAGATCAAGATCAGGCAAATTGTTGGTTACGACAGACGCTCAAAAGTATTTGTGAGGGAATTTAA
- a CDS encoding choice-of-anchor Q domain-containing protein, producing the protein MATFNVTNTKNSGLGSLQQAILNANTSAGKDLIRFTGGLFTDNIADTISLGGSSLFITDDLSIDGRGSNLLTISGNYNFAQDNNLSRVFEIASGITVDIEGLTIANGYAADTRGGGGVYNAGNLTLRNVTISNNFSGGQDSSGNNGGGIYNSNSGVLRLNNSTVTANYAGQVDADGILYTSDGGGIYNAGIVTLNNSAINGNSAGYYNDFYFPDNLGNGAGVYNTGTLTANNSTINNNRGTGDGTGIYSTGTVTLSYGSVDNNESSNPFYNAFSGIVSNGSLTIRNSSVSSNRAIDVNGASSGIDSSGTLIISNSNIDNNQSFWSSGVLHSGTLTVTNSSINYNSGRNSSGLVANGTITIDRSTINGNTSDYDFSNAGLVVRGTVRVNNSTISNNSSNSGSAGLRNSGNVTISNSTISSNIGGLNFTGDINSNSIYNSASGNLTVIRSTITGNSNPDGAANGTIVNDGTVTIISSTISDNSAGLGGGILNNGTAIVVNSTINNNTAGIGGGINNSGTLTLVNTTISSNQSYSEGGGIYNSGTLTVSNSTIAFNKSYYDDENTVSSGAGIYNTATGTATIKNSIIAGNNDGISGAVNPDVVGNFISNGYNLIGNLNGSTGFNPSEQLQVSISQVIDTILRDNGGLVKTHALVYGSPAINGGNNADISADIADLDRDGNTTEGIPFDQRGTGYRRISNGRVDIGAYEASVINGTQYSDNLRGTAINDLIAGLRGADVLTGGAGADSFVYTSIVDSGDTITDFAVGTDKIVLQALWRSLSLGSLNFATAIAGGYLQLQTEGTETLVFIDLDGAAGQRLPLELLRLRNVSANTLNDSKNFVF; encoded by the coding sequence ATGGCTACCTTTAACGTCACCAACACTAAAAATAGCGGACTTGGTTCATTACAGCAAGCAATTCTGAATGCCAATACCTCAGCCGGCAAAGACTTAATCAGATTTACAGGCGGACTCTTCACAGACAACATCGCCGATACTATCAGCCTTGGTGGGAGTAGTTTGTTCATCACCGATGACCTCAGTATTGATGGTAGAGGTTCAAACTTACTCACAATCAGTGGTAACTACAATTTTGCTCAAGACAACAATCTCTCCCGTGTATTTGAAATTGCTAGTGGTATCACCGTTGACATTGAAGGGTTGACAATTGCTAATGGTTATGCAGCAGATACAAGAGGAGGTGGCGGCGTTTACAATGCTGGTAATCTGACATTAAGAAACGTCACCATTAGCAATAACTTTTCTGGCGGTCAAGACAGTTCCGGCAACAATGGTGGTGGGATCTATAATTCCAACTCTGGAGTTTTAAGGCTCAACAACAGCACTGTTACAGCTAACTATGCAGGCCAAGTTGATGCTGACGGCATATTATATACAAGCGATGGCGGGGGCATTTATAACGCTGGTATCGTCACTCTCAACAACAGTGCCATCAATGGAAACTCTGCTGGCTATTACAATGACTTTTACTTCCCTGATAATTTAGGTAATGGTGCAGGTGTATATAACACTGGGACTTTAACAGCTAACAACAGCACTATTAACAATAACAGAGGCACAGGTGATGGTACTGGTATCTACAGCACTGGTACTGTCACCTTGAGTTATGGCAGTGTTGATAACAATGAATCCAGCAACCCATTCTACAACGCATTCAGTGGCATTGTGAGTAACGGCAGCCTCACCATCAGAAATAGTAGTGTAAGTAGTAATAGAGCAATTGATGTTAATGGTGCTTCATCTGGTATTGATAGCTCAGGCACACTGATTATCAGCAACAGCAACATAGATAATAATCAGTCATTTTGGTCTAGTGGAGTACTGCACTCAGGAACCCTGACAGTAACTAATAGCTCGATTAATTACAATAGCGGCAGAAATTCTAGTGGACTTGTTGCCAATGGTACTATCACCATAGACAGAAGCACTATCAATGGCAACACTTCAGACTACGACTTTAGCAATGCTGGTCTTGTTGTCCGTGGCACAGTGAGGGTAAATAATAGCACTATTAGTAATAACTCTTCAAACTCTGGGAGTGCAGGTCTCCGTAACAGTGGCAATGTAACGATAAGCAACAGCACTATCAGCAGTAACATAGGAGGCTTAAATTTCACGGGAGATATTAACAGTAACAGCATTTATAACTCTGCATCTGGCAATCTTACAGTTATTAGAAGTACTATCACAGGTAATTCCAATCCAGATGGAGCCGCAAACGGCACGATTGTTAATGATGGCACTGTTACCATCATTAGCTCTACTATCAGTGATAACTCAGCAGGGTTGGGAGGTGGTATTCTTAACAACGGCACTGCGATCGTCGTTAACTCTACAATTAACAACAACACCGCAGGAATTGGCGGTGGCATCAACAACTCTGGAACTTTAACTCTAGTTAACACTACCATTAGTAGCAACCAGTCATACTCCGAAGGTGGCGGAATTTATAACTCTGGTACTTTAACCGTTAGCAATAGCACGATCGCCTTTAACAAGTCTTACTATGATGATGAAAATACTGTATCTAGCGGTGCAGGGATATACAACACAGCAACGGGTACAGCCACAATCAAAAACAGCATCATCGCAGGTAACAATGATGGTATCTCTGGTGCAGTTAACCCTGATGTCGTCGGTAACTTTATCAGCAACGGCTATAACCTCATCGGCAACCTGAATGGCAGTACAGGCTTTAACCCCAGTGAACAACTGCAAGTCAGCATTTCTCAAGTTATTGATACTATCCTACGTGACAATGGCGGTCTAGTAAAAACCCACGCCTTAGTTTATGGCAGTCCCGCCATCAACGGAGGTAATAACGCCGATATCTCTGCCGACATTGCAGACTTAGATAGAGATGGCAATACTACCGAAGGTATACCTTTTGATCAACGCGGCACTGGTTATAGACGTATTTCTAATGGTCGAGTAGATATCGGAGCCTATGAAGCATCTGTCATTAACGGCACACAATATTCTGATAATCTCCGCGGTACGGCTATCAATGATCTGATTGCAGGCTTGAGAGGCGCAGATGTGCTGACAGGCGGTGCTGGTGCAGATAGTTTTGTTTATACCAGCATTGTTGATAGCGGTGATACAATTACAGACTTTGCCGTTGGTACAGACAAAATTGTCTTACAAGCACTCTGGCGGAGTTTAAGTTTGGGCAGCCTAAACTTTGCCACAGCCATTGCTGGTGGTTACTTGCAGTTGCAAACTGAAGGAACAGAAACCTTAGTTTTTATTGACCTAGATGGTGCTGCTGGTCAACGTCTCCCTTTAGAGTTGCTAAGATTACGCAATGTATCGGCGAACACTTTGAACGACTCTAAGAATTTTGTGTTTTAA
- a CDS encoding glycosyltransferase family 4 protein, with the protein MKILFLDQSGKLGGAELCLIDIAKPYCDRSLVGLFADGDFKTLLQQNQISVEVLATQPIKVQKQSNFFQALASFTKLIPLLIKVTKIARKYDLIYANTQKALVVGALASILARRPLVYHLHDILSLEHFSPINLRVAVTLANTFASLVIANSQASQTAFVQAGGKAELTEIVYNGFDSKKYQIPDIEIQKIQQELELNGKFVIGHFSRLAPWKGQHILIAALAECPPQVTVILVGDALFGEQDYVRELHQQVKTLGLENRVKFLGFRANIPQLMSACNLVTHTSTAPEPFGRVIIEAMLCGTPVIAAKAGGAMELVEHGVNGFLTTPGDSEELAKVINTCLQEIEITATIANNARNMASQRFDISTINQQIAQLLIFPQK; encoded by the coding sequence ATGAAAATTTTATTTTTAGACCAAAGCGGTAAACTAGGTGGTGCAGAACTTTGTTTAATTGATATTGCCAAACCATACTGCGATCGCTCTTTAGTTGGCTTGTTTGCTGATGGTGATTTTAAAACATTGCTCCAGCAAAATCAAATCTCTGTAGAAGTATTAGCAACACAACCAATTAAAGTCCAAAAGCAAAGTAATTTCTTCCAAGCATTAGCAAGTTTTACAAAGCTAATACCTCTACTAATTAAAGTTACTAAAATTGCCAGAAAATACGATTTAATTTATGCCAATACTCAAAAAGCATTAGTTGTCGGTGCATTGGCCAGTATTTTAGCTCGTCGCCCCTTAGTTTATCATTTACACGATATTCTTTCATTAGAACACTTTAGCCCAATTAACTTGCGCGTTGCTGTTACCTTGGCTAATACTTTCGCATCATTAGTCATTGCTAATTCTCAGGCTAGTCAAACAGCATTTGTCCAAGCTGGAGGTAAGGCGGAACTAACAGAAATTGTTTATAACGGTTTTGATAGTAAAAAATATCAAATACCTGATATTGAAATTCAAAAAATTCAGCAAGAGTTAGAGTTAAACGGTAAATTTGTTATCGGACATTTCAGTCGCCTCGCACCGTGGAAAGGACAACATATTTTAATTGCAGCATTAGCGGAGTGTCCGCCGCAAGTCACAGTAATTTTAGTAGGTGATGCCTTATTTGGTGAGCAAGATTATGTACGAGAATTACACCAACAAGTTAAAACACTAGGTTTAGAAAACCGCGTTAAATTTTTAGGATTTCGTGCTAATATTCCGCAGTTAATGTCAGCTTGTAATTTAGTTACCCATACTTCCACTGCACCAGAACCCTTTGGTAGAGTCATCATTGAGGCGATGTTGTGCGGTACACCTGTAATCGCAGCTAAAGCCGGCGGCGCTATGGAATTAGTAGAACATGGCGTAAATGGTTTTTTAACCACACCTGGTGATTCTGAAGAACTAGCCAAAGTAATTAACACCTGTCTTCAAGAAATAGAAATAACTGCAACGATCGCTAACAATGCCAGAAATATGGCTAGTCAGCGTTTTGATATCTCAACTATTAATCAGCAAATTGCTCAACTTTTAATTTTTCCACAAAAATAG
- a CDS encoding glycosyltransferase family 4 protein yields the protein MECKKENFNSNSASILTLGLGWFPKTPGGLERYIYELTHQLADRQDQIELCGVGLPENNLNSPIHLTNLANPDTVIWQRLWYIRRNFQHRKIKKPDAINLHFALYSFPIMDILPQNIPITFNFHGPWASESQQEVARNKISLIIKRWLIEKNTYNRCDRFIVLSKAFGNILHQQYQVPWEKIHIIPGGVNIHRFQPNLSQQEARQQLGWPDNRRILFTSRRLVYRMGIDKLLQALAIIKPKIPDVWLAIAGRGYMQDSLQQQAKELGLEDTVKFLGFLPDEQLPIAYQAAELTVMPSQSFEGFGLAVVESLACGTPVICTPIGGMPEILTQFSPDLITSSIEVSAIAEKLENILSGQIQIPSRHACRKYAITHYDWSLIAEKVRNVILN from the coding sequence GTGGAATGTAAAAAAGAAAATTTCAATTCTAACTCTGCATCTATACTTACACTGGGTTTAGGCTGGTTTCCTAAAACACCAGGAGGGTTAGAAAGGTATATTTATGAACTAACTCATCAATTAGCAGACCGTCAAGACCAAATAGAATTATGTGGAGTTGGTTTACCAGAAAATAACTTAAATTCCCCAATTCACTTAACTAACTTAGCCAATCCTGATACTGTAATTTGGCAAAGACTTTGGTATATCCGCAGGAACTTTCAGCACCGAAAAATCAAAAAACCAGATGCAATTAATTTGCATTTTGCATTATATAGCTTCCCAATTATGGATATTTTACCGCAAAATATCCCTATTACCTTTAACTTTCATGGCCCTTGGGCATCAGAAAGTCAACAGGAAGTTGCTAGGAATAAAATTAGTCTGATTATTAAGCGTTGGTTAATCGAAAAAAACACTTATAATCGCTGCGATCGCTTTATTGTTTTGAGCAAAGCATTTGGTAATATTTTACATCAGCAATATCAAGTACCTTGGGAAAAAATTCATATCATTCCAGGTGGTGTAAATATTCATCGCTTTCAGCCAAATTTATCACAACAAGAAGCACGACAACAACTAGGCTGGCCAGATAATCGGCGGATATTATTTACATCTCGCCGCTTAGTTTATCGCATGGGGATTGATAAATTATTACAAGCTTTAGCAATAATTAAGCCCAAGATTCCCGATGTTTGGTTAGCAATTGCTGGGCGTGGTTACATGCAAGATTCACTCCAACAGCAAGCTAAAGAATTAGGCTTAGAAGATACAGTAAAATTTTTAGGATTTCTACCTGATGAGCAATTACCTATAGCTTACCAGGCTGCTGAATTAACTGTTATGCCTAGTCAATCTTTTGAAGGTTTTGGTTTAGCAGTTGTTGAATCTTTAGCCTGTGGAACCCCAGTTATATGTACACCAATTGGCGGAATGCCAGAAATTTTAACTCAATTTTCTCCAGATTTAATTACTAGTTCAATCGAAGTTTCAGCTATTGCTGAAAAGTTAGAAAATATCCTCTCAGGACAAATTCAAATTCCTTCTCGTCACGCTTGTCGTAAGTATGCCATAACTCACTATGATTGGTCTTTAATAGCTGAAAAAGTGAGAAATGTTATTTTAAATTAA
- a CDS encoding NHL repeat containing protein, translated as MQKNTHKRFRQKYQQLNQYIQKVFKSGNNRQLKPIYFMLLGITVIFIAFTLDITSEISVTGVAASTYKTSWIGNTFGGGDKWVQNNIEAMYVAPNGTVYTNSHWDEAGREAGIYKDGNVIGIVEDTHGWSRSGGKAVTANSKYIYITLGQGAIGKTDKDYPPEGTTWYTVRRYNLAGKPAPFNKGRGWDKSMLIVSNQSEVTGLATVGNELYVSDYATNKIRVYNSETMQELRSFSVANPGAIAIDKQANIWVLQNQNKILRYSPTGKQLPQQITNIPKPTAIAIDHQGRLLVADNSQRQQVLIYNIKNQPVQVGTFGTKGGVYANTPGEVQALKLYGITGIGGDSSGNIYVNSNGFNKSGTDLRKFSASGKPIWQLHGLLFVDNADVDPQTDGLEVFTKQEHFLMDYNQPSGKQWTYKAYTLNPFKYPQDPRLHTSPDATFVRRIQGKRFLFMTNMYASFMQIYRFDSAKDGKIAIPAGMFVGTHGGGEKSVSGNWPPHQPNKGEWIWRDRNGNGKFDQGEYDQSEDYPYLGGWWVDNKGDIWKTLRTQDGIGIRHYPLQGLDQHGNPMYSYSSMQKQKTPSMITDLRRIEYFPETDTMYLSGFTVDHPAVGDDSGVVGSEIIRFDNWRKGNNPTLRWRTVIPHDTTGKREVSTAAMSVAGDYVFAVKMKTAEVYVYNAKTGATVKTLKPGAEVAGESGWIDIPQGIRAFRRSNGEYVVFVEEDWKGKVIMYRFNS; from the coding sequence ATGCAAAAAAATACACATAAACGGTTTAGACAAAAATATCAACAACTTAATCAATACATTCAAAAAGTATTTAAATCAGGCAATAATCGGCAGCTAAAACCAATTTATTTTATGTTATTGGGAATAACTGTTATATTTATTGCTTTTACCCTGGATATAACATCTGAAATAAGTGTCACGGGTGTAGCTGCAAGTACTTATAAAACATCTTGGATAGGAAATACTTTTGGCGGTGGCGATAAGTGGGTACAAAATAATATTGAAGCAATGTATGTTGCACCTAATGGCACAGTTTATACTAATAGCCATTGGGATGAAGCAGGTAGAGAAGCAGGTATATATAAAGATGGTAATGTAATTGGGATTGTAGAAGATACTCACGGCTGGAGTCGCAGTGGTGGTAAGGCGGTAACAGCTAATAGTAAATATATTTATATTACTTTAGGACAAGGAGCAATTGGTAAAACAGATAAAGATTACCCGCCAGAAGGAACTACTTGGTATACAGTCCGACGCTATAACTTAGCAGGAAAACCAGCACCTTTTAATAAAGGAAGGGGTTGGGATAAAAGTATGTTGATTGTCAGTAATCAAAGTGAAGTTACTGGATTAGCAACTGTAGGAAATGAGTTATATGTGAGTGATTATGCGACTAATAAAATCCGCGTTTACAATAGCGAAACTATGCAGGAACTACGCAGTTTTAGTGTAGCTAATCCAGGTGCGATCGCTATTGATAAACAAGCAAATATCTGGGTTCTGCAAAATCAAAATAAAATTTTGCGCTATTCACCCACAGGTAAGCAATTACCGCAACAAATTACCAATATTCCCAAGCCAACGGCGATCGCAATTGATCATCAAGGTAGACTTTTAGTTGCAGACAACAGCCAGCGTCAGCAAGTATTAATTTACAACATCAAAAATCAGCCTGTACAGGTGGGGACTTTTGGGACTAAAGGCGGCGTTTACGCAAATACTCCTGGGGAAGTGCAAGCATTGAAATTATATGGAATTACCGGAATTGGTGGTGATAGTTCTGGGAATATCTATGTCAATAGCAATGGTTTTAACAAATCCGGTACAGATTTACGCAAGTTTTCTGCATCAGGAAAACCAATATGGCAATTACACGGATTATTATTTGTGGATAATGCTGATGTAGATCCGCAAACCGATGGTTTAGAAGTCTTCACCAAGCAAGAACACTTCTTGATGGACTACAACCAGCCGTCAGGTAAGCAATGGACTTATAAAGCTTACACCTTAAATCCCTTCAAATATCCCCAAGATCCGCGCTTACACACTTCCCCAGATGCTACCTTTGTTCGTCGCATTCAAGGTAAGCGGTTTTTGTTCATGACAAATATGTATGCCAGCTTTATGCAAATTTACCGCTTTGATTCTGCCAAGGATGGTAAGATTGCGATTCCAGCGGGGATGTTTGTTGGTACACACGGCGGTGGGGAAAAATCAGTCAGCGGAAATTGGCCGCCCCATCAACCAAATAAAGGAGAATGGATTTGGCGCGATCGCAATGGTAACGGTAAATTTGATCAAGGTGAATATGATCAGAGTGAAGACTATCCCTACTTGGGTGGTTGGTGGGTAGACAATAAAGGTGATATTTGGAAAACCTTGCGAACTCAAGATGGAATTGGAATTCGCCATTATCCCCTCCAAGGATTAGATCAACATGGTAATCCTATGTATAGCTATAGTTCGATGCAGAAGCAGAAAACTCCTAGCATGATCACCGATTTGCGGCGAATTGAATACTTTCCCGAAACCGATACGATGTATTTATCAGGCTTCACTGTTGATCATCCGGCGGTTGGTGATGATAGCGGAGTAGTTGGTTCTGAAATTATCCGCTTTGACAATTGGCGTAAAGGTAATAATCCCACACTCCGTTGGCGCACTGTCATTCCCCATGACACCACAGGTAAACGGGAAGTCTCTACCGCTGCGATGAGTGTTGCTGGTGATTATGTATTTGCAGTGAAAATGAAAACCGCAGAGGTTTACGTTTACAATGCCAAAACAGGCGCTACTGTCAAAACATTAAAACCAGGCGCAGAAGTTGCAGGTGAAAGTGGTTGGATTGATATACCCCAAGGTATCCGCGCTTTTCGACGTTCTAATGGTGAGTATGTGGTGTTTGTTGAAGAAGATTGGAAAGGTAAAGTGATTATGTATCGCTTCAACAGTTAA
- a CDS encoding PIG-L deacetylase family protein, translated as MKIKLYLQQLQKLVPGVFLERMQYIHSSLIMRWILLRGSQPLTFNQKSAMVFSPHQDDETFGCGGMIACKCEQGIPVIVVFITNGQGSGDIDTESSNKIIQIRKQEAIKALNILGVQTSAIHFLDKADGGLQALKTAEKQEVIAQISELLQHYQPEEVYVPHSKDCHRDHEATYHLVKTAIQQANIKVDLLQYPIWLFWRSPLFIMLKLSDIAAAYSFSITSVQQKKNQAIAAYTSQLTSLPHGFVNRFLGAYEIFFKVES; from the coding sequence ATGAAAATTAAACTTTATTTACAACAATTACAAAAACTAGTTCCTGGAGTTTTTCTGGAAAGAATGCAGTATATTCATTCCAGTTTAATCATGCGCTGGATTTTGCTTAGAGGTAGCCAGCCATTAACATTTAACCAAAAATCTGCTATGGTATTTTCTCCTCACCAAGATGATGAAACATTTGGTTGTGGAGGGATGATTGCTTGCAAATGTGAGCAGGGTATTCCAGTAATTGTGGTGTTTATTACCAATGGTCAAGGTTCAGGAGATATAGATACAGAATCGAGCAATAAAATTATTCAAATTCGCAAACAAGAAGCTATCAAAGCATTAAATATTTTGGGGGTACAGACATCAGCAATTCACTTTTTAGATAAAGCAGATGGAGGTTTACAAGCTTTAAAAACGGCAGAAAAACAAGAAGTGATCGCTCAAATATCAGAACTTCTCCAACATTATCAGCCTGAAGAAGTTTATGTACCCCACAGCAAAGACTGTCACCGCGATCATGAAGCGACATATCATTTAGTAAAAACCGCAATTCAGCAAGCAAATATTAAAGTTGACCTGCTGCAATATCCTATTTGGTTATTTTGGCGATCGCCATTATTTATTATGCTCAAACTATCCGATATAGCCGCAGCTTACAGTTTTTCCATTACCTCAGTGCAGCAGAAGAAAAATCAGGCGATCGCAGCCTATACTTCTCAACTTACAAGTCTACCTCATGGTTTTGTTAATCGCTTCTTGGGTGCTTATGAAATATTTTTTAAAGTTGAATCTTAA
- a CDS encoding glycosyltransferase family 4 protein → MRILHITNHVEKIGNGIVNVAVDLACLQSQDGHDVAVASAGGEFETLLARHNIKHFQLDQSRQPLNLLKAAWRFSEIIQQFQPDIVHAHMMTGVVLAGILRQAHKYHLVSTVHNEFQRSAVLMGLADRVIAVSQAVSDSMVKRGIPENKLRVVSNGTLGSPRHPNIQDYQPLPLHRPAITTVAGMYTRKGIAELIAAFIKIAPKFPEAHLYLVGDGPDRSIFEAIVENIPCAKLRQRIHFEGFQPEPQRYMLATDIFVLASYCESFGLVLTEAREASCAIVASDVDGIPETLDNRQAGILVPPKDSQSLANVLTQILGDPVQLQYWQNRAKQNLERFKAARVHEETMNVYRELVKNYNVRTVMDTKEVLLMKTPTAPMR, encoded by the coding sequence ATGAGAATATTACATATTACAAATCATGTCGAAAAAATTGGTAATGGAATTGTTAACGTAGCCGTAGACTTAGCCTGTCTACAATCTCAAGATGGTCATGATGTGGCTGTTGCTTCTGCTGGTGGAGAATTTGAAACATTACTAGCACGTCATAACATCAAACACTTCCAATTAGATCAATCCAGACAACCACTCAATTTACTCAAAGCTGCTTGGCGTTTTAGCGAGATTATCCAGCAGTTTCAACCAGATATTGTCCACGCACACATGATGACAGGTGTCGTCCTGGCAGGTATTCTCCGCCAAGCCCACAAGTATCATTTAGTATCTACCGTTCACAACGAATTTCAACGCAGTGCTGTCTTAATGGGATTGGCAGATCGAGTCATCGCTGTTAGCCAAGCAGTATCCGATTCAATGGTAAAGCGTGGTATACCTGAGAATAAATTACGCGTAGTTTCCAACGGCACATTAGGTAGTCCCCGTCATCCCAACATTCAAGATTACCAACCCCTACCCTTACATCGCCCAGCTATTACTACTGTTGCCGGGATGTATACTCGTAAAGGCATTGCAGAGTTAATCGCAGCATTTATAAAAATTGCACCTAAGTTTCCCGAAGCACACTTATATTTAGTTGGCGACGGGCCAGACCGTTCTATATTTGAAGCAATAGTAGAAAATATCCCCTGCGCGAAACTGCGTCAACGCATTCATTTTGAAGGTTTTCAGCCAGAACCGCAACGTTATATGCTGGCAACTGACATCTTTGTCCTGGCTTCTTACTGCGAATCTTTTGGTTTAGTGCTAACAGAAGCGCGTGAAGCTAGTTGTGCCATTGTTGCCAGCGATGTAGACGGTATTCCCGAAACATTAGATAATCGCCAAGCTGGTATTTTAGTACCACCAAAAGATAGTCAATCTTTAGCCAATGTTTTAACGCAAATACTTGGTGATCCTGTCCAACTCCAGTATTGGCAAAACCGCGCCAAACAAAATTTAGAACGGTTCAAAGCAGCGCGAGTGCATGAAGAAACAATGAATGTGTACCGTGAATTAGTCAAAAACTACAACGTTCGTACAGTTATGGATACCAAAGAAGTCTTACTCATGAAAACTCCCACCGCCCCAATGCGTTAA